In Palaemon carinicauda isolate YSFRI2023 chromosome 21, ASM3689809v2, whole genome shotgun sequence, the following proteins share a genomic window:
- the LOC137615236 gene encoding uncharacterized protein isoform X3, with amino-acid sequence MEDTGDHHSSSKIGLTIGLTLLIIITLLIITVLSVAAFYIMKRRRNGQQKLPLEKEQGKDIENSKSSAQNDPMEKESLLQKAEDKKEVIYNTENETKSDEAIPNRISEVAGDFEATKYNNFCLEENYEISNKTCKHAQENILTEVTFEKTMTNQEAGANNFCKSGALPFVHESSIHDEPKVRETHMESAQHLLKVDPIEGNIITTMRSKENPKKSIINMPHSMQHNTVNLTEPSEMDTHGTQNQYDGILKDTDAYRTADSESTEADMITKEDGNLKFSKDILINPSAVGQDTEGIENNKRSVQTDPMEKESLLQKAEDKKEDIYSTENETKSDEAIPNRISEVAGDFEATRYNNFCLEENYEISNKTCKHAQENILTEMTFEKITTNQEAGANNFCKSGALPFVHESSIHDEPKVRDSHMESAQHLLRVDLVEGNTTMRSKENPKKSMINMPHSMQHNTVNLTEPSGMDTHGTQNQNEGILKDTDAYRTADSESTEADMITKEDGNLKFSKDILINQSAVGQDTADFGMMIKTDYKKSPNSTKEVIQGKETTKEPHQAKGDTNSKSSTEILYNKDGKHKNTIGKVPVSNTPPVSEDVFDKDEIKRALVQKTHTENKTKKATRKSKKSKLLSPKTHPSEGTNVHCKNTLQDISTSVIEQSEDCSQTASLTIQDSSKNHRSRETASQLAVVDNVAQLCQPKIQLPQITRGSKLGVFGPESAPRFSRHNENLCVSNQESNLCVFEEEGKPGHVAKYINQGLFQQSPPSQAQIQSDNIQVLQSNKTQKQDIYNYENQQRREMVQPSAEHKINIIKEGFETITNKSNEAMNGEPGTSLSSGKVNKSQDHCVNRHLSNATNKQLANGNMKITRGLAFPINYQGADMVSHDHPQLEHLGATCKGLASATKDEIVEAFNPRSRNQHLINKSSTSCNFHKSIYKIPLRKQPHRTRGGTLLHYVPIERRKKARENRIRRLIHFNKSGWFSETSTNPHEEEMFCLKKISTIFRHKSSIWKYKHFHRNRRKHFSRKKPPTNNRDALHVCNLVQMRNTYLKKSGYRGQGLCKVAKFNLNIGSFINISPRWVNKRFQRTLHKKFTRKLSYGNNLDLLHMFIRLNMGKKENRIRYLLQNVRYPLQNKTWFLIRYRILYLLLNIIHHLSIRNKSNCQIYQNSLRKNTFQSMSHQSIEMKETSVEDDSAMEVNQITEDIEFDMTASKGLPSSDEEMS; translated from the coding sequence ATACAGGGGATCATCACTCAAGCAGCAAGATTGGTTTGACCATTGGCCTTACCTTGCTTATCATCATCACCTTGCTTATCATCACAGTGCTCAGCGTTGCAGCCTTTTACatcatgaaaagaagaagaaatggacaacaaaaattacctttagaaaAAGAACAAGGAAAGGATATTGAAAATAGTAAAAGTAGTGCTCAAAACGACCCAATGGAAAAAGAAAGTCTTTTACAAAAGGCTGAGGATAAAAAGGAAGTTATATATAATACTGAAAATGAAACCAAATCTGATGAAGCAATCCCCAATAGAATATCAGAGGTGGCAGGAGACTTTGAAGCAACAAAATATAACAACTTTTGTctggaagaaaattatgaaataagtaaTAAAACTTGTAAACATGCTCAAGAAAATATACTGACTGAGGTGACTTTTGAGAAGACTATGACTAATCAAGAAGCAGGAGCTAATAATTTTTGTAAGAGTGGTGCATTGCCTTTCGTGCATGAAAGTTCAATACATGACGAACCAAAAGTAAGAGAGACTCACATGGAAAGTGCACAACATTTACTGAAAGTGGATCCAATTGAAGGAAATATAATTACAACCATGCGATCAAAAGAGAATCCTAAAAAGTCAATAATTAATATGCCGCACTCAATGCAGCACAATACTGTCAACTTAACGGAGCCTTCTGAAATGGATACACATGGGACACAAAATCAATATGACGGCATCTTGAAGGATACTGATGCATACAGAACTGCTGATTCTGAAAGTACAGAAGCAGATATGATAACAAAAGAAGACGGAAACCTAAAGTTTTCAAAAGATATCCTCATAAACCCAAGTGCTGTGGGTCAAGACACAGAgggtattgaaaataataaacgtAGTGTTCAAACCGACCCAATGGAAAAAGAAAGTCTTTTACAAAAGGCTGAGGAtaaaaaggaagatatatatagTACTGAAAATGAAACCAAATCTGATGAAGCAATCCCCAATAGAATATCAGAGGTGGCAGGAGACTTTGAAGCGACAAGATATAACAACTTTTGTctggaagaaaattatgaaataagtaaTAAAACTTGTAAACATGCTCAAGAAAATATACTGACTGAGATGACTTTTGAGAAGATTACGACTAATCAAGAAGCAGGAGCTAATAATTTTTGTAAGAGTGGTGCATTGCCTTTCGTGCATGAAAGTTCAATACATGACGAACCAAAAGTAAGAGACTCTCACATGGAAAGTGCACAACATTTACTAAGAGTGGATCTAGTTGAAGGAAATACAACAATGCGATCAAAAGAGAATCCTAAAAAGTCAATGATTAATATGCCGCACTCAATGCAGCACAATACTGTCAACTTAACGGAGCCTTCTGGAATGGATACACATGGGACACAAAATCAAAATGAGGGCATCTTGAAGGATACTGATGCATACAGAACTGCTGATTCTGAAAGTACAGAAGCAGATATGATAACAAAAGAAGACGGAAACCTAAAGTTTTCAAAAGATATCCTCATAAACCAAAGTGCTGTGGGTCAAGACACAGCAGACTTTGGCATGATGATAAAAACCGACTATAAAAAATCTCCAAATAGCACCAAAGAGGTGATTCAAGGAAAAGAAACAACGAAAGAACCTCATCAGGCAAAAGGTGACACTAATTCAAAATCAAGTACCGAGATATTGTATAACAAAGACGGTAAACACAAAAATACAATTGGAAAAGTACCAGTATCCAACACACCACCAGTTAGTGAGGATGTATTTGATAAAGATGAGATCAAGAGGGCATTGGTACAAAAAACTCATACAGAAAATAAGACAAAAAAGGCCACTAGAAagtcaaaaaaatctaaattgcttTCACCCAAAACCCACCCTTCTGAGGGGACAAATGTCCATTGTAAAAATACTTTACAAGATATTTCCACATCTGTGATTGAACAATCAGAAGATTGCAGTCAAACAGCCAGCCTTACTATTCAAGACTCAAGCAAAAACCATAGATCTCGTGAAACTGCATCCCAACTTGCTGTCGTTGATAATGTCGCCCAATTATGCCAGCCAAAAATCCAATTACCTCAAATCACCCGGGGCAGCAAACTAGGTGTCTTTGGACCAGAAAGCGCTCCAAGGTTCTCTCGACATAATGAAAACCTATGTGTCTCTAACCAGGAGAGCAACCTATGTGTCTTTGAAGAGGAGGGCAAACCAGGTCATGTTGCCAAATATATCAACCAAGGTCTCTTTCAACAAAGTCCCCCATCTCAGGCACAAATTCAGTCAGACAATATTCAAGTCCTACAAAGTAACAAAACTCAAAAGCAAGATATTTATAACTACGAAAATCAACAAAGAAGGGAAATGGTTCAACCAAGTGCTGAACACAAAATCAATATCATTAAAGAAGGTTTCGAAACTATTACAAACAAATCAAATGAGGCGATGAATGGTGAGCCAGGAACGAGTCTAAGCTCAGGAAAAGTCAATAAGAGTCAAGACCATTGTGTCAATAGACATCTAAGTAATGCAACTAATAAACAATTAGCTAATGGGAACATGAAAATAACCAGGGGTTTGGCATTTCCAATAAACTATCAAGGGGCTGATATGGTATCACATGACCATCCTCAATTAGAACATCTAGGTGCAACATGTAAAGGACTTGCATCTGCTACTAAAGACGAGATTGTAGAAGCATTCAACCCAAGAAGTAGAAATCAACATTTAATAAATAAATCCTCTACCAGCTGCAATTTCCATAAAAGCATATACAAGATTCCCCTACGAAAGCAACCACACAGAACCAGGGGGGGCACCCTACTGCATTATGTTCcaatagaaaggaggaagaaagcaagggaaaatagaataaggCGTCTGATACACTTTAACAAATCAGGATGGTTTAGTGAAACTTCCACAAATCCCCATGAAGAAGAAATGTTCTGCCTAAAAAAGATAAGTACAATTTTCAGACACAAATCGTCCATCTGGAAATACAAACATTTCCACAGAAACCGTCGCaaacatttttcaagaaaaaaaccaCCCACAAATAACAGAGACGCTTTACATGTTTGTAATCTAGTACAGATGAGGAACACATACCTGAAGAAATCTGGATATCGAGGTCAAGGCCTTTGTAAAGTGGCGAAGTTTAATCTGAATATAGGATCCTTCATAAACATCTCACCCCGTTGGGTAAACAAACGTTTCCAAAGAACCCTACACAAGAAGTTTACAAGAAAACTATCATACGGAAACAATCTTGACCTTTTACATATGTTTATTCGGCTTAATATGGGAAAGAAGGAAAACAGGATACGTTATCTACTACAAAACGTAAGATATCCATTACAAAATAAAACGTGGTTTCTAATAAGATATAGAATACTGTATTTATTACTAAATATAATACACCATTTGTCAATCAGAAACAAATCTAACTGCCAAATTTACCAAAACTCCTTAAGAAAGAATACTTTTCAAAGTATGAGTCATCAGTCGATAGAAATGAAAGAAACCTCAGTGGAGGACGATAGCGCAATGGAAGTGAATCAAATAACAGAAGATATAGAATTTGATATGACCGCTAGTAAAGGACTCCCAagtagcgatgaagaaatgtcttaG
- the LOC137615236 gene encoding uncharacterized protein isoform X5 — translation MKRRRNGQQKLPLEKEQGKDIENSKSSAQNDPMEKESLLQKAEDKKEVIYNTENETKSDEAIPNRISEVAGDFEATKYNNFCLEENYEISNKTCKHAQENILTEVTFEKTMTNQEAGANNFCKSGALPFVHESSIHDEPKVRETHMESAQHLLKVDPIEGNIITTMRSKENPKKSIINMPHSMQHNTVNLTEPSEMDTHGTQNQYDGILKDTDAYRTADSESTEADMITKEDGNLKFSKDILINPSAVGQDTEGIENNKRSVQTDPMEKESLLQKAEDKKEDIYSTENETKSDEAIPNRISEVAGDFEATRYNNFCLEENYEISNKTCKHAQENILTEMTFEKITTNQEAGANNFCKSGALPFVHESSIHDEPKVRDSHMESAQHLLRVDLVEGNTTMRSKENPKKSMINMPHSMQHNTVNLTEPSGMDTHGTQNQNEGILKDTDAYRTADSESTEADMITKEDGNLKFSKDILINQSAVGQDTADFGMMIKTDYKKSPNSTKEVIQGKETTKEPHQAKGDTNSKSSTEILYNKDGKHKNTIGKVPVSNTPPVSEDVFDKDEIKRALVQKTHTENKTKKATRKSKKSKLLSPKTHPSEGTNVHCKNTLQDISTSVIEQSEDCSQTASLTIQDSSKNHRSRETASQLAVVDNVAQLCQPKIQLPQITRGSKLGVFGPESAPRFSRHNENLCVSNQESNLCVFEEEGKPGHVAKYINQGLFQQSPPSQAQIQSDNIQVLQSNKTQKQDIYNYENQQRREMVQPSAEHKINIIKEGFETITNKSNEAMNGEPGTSLSSGKVNKSQDHCVNRHLSNATNKQLANGNMKITRGLAFPINYQGADMVSHDHPQLEHLGATCKGLASATKDEIVEAFNPRSRNQHLINKSSTSCNFHKSIYKIPLRKQPHRTRGGTLLHYVPIERRKKARENRIRRLIHFNKSGWFSETSTNPHEEEMFCLKKISTIFRHKSSIWKYKHFHRNRRKHFSRKKPPTNNRDALHVCNLVQMRNTYLKKSGYRGQGLCKVAKFNLNIGSFINISPRWVNKRFQRTLHKKFTRKLSYGNNLDLLHMFIRLNMGKKENRIRYLLQNVRYPLQNKTWFLIRYRILYLLLNIIHHLSIRNKSNCQIYQNSLRKNTFQSMSHQSIEMKETSVEDDSAMEVNQITEDIEFDMTASKGLPSSDEEMS, via the coding sequence atgaaaagaagaagaaatggacaacaaaaattacctttagaaaAAGAACAAGGAAAGGATATTGAAAATAGTAAAAGTAGTGCTCAAAACGACCCAATGGAAAAAGAAAGTCTTTTACAAAAGGCTGAGGATAAAAAGGAAGTTATATATAATACTGAAAATGAAACCAAATCTGATGAAGCAATCCCCAATAGAATATCAGAGGTGGCAGGAGACTTTGAAGCAACAAAATATAACAACTTTTGTctggaagaaaattatgaaataagtaaTAAAACTTGTAAACATGCTCAAGAAAATATACTGACTGAGGTGACTTTTGAGAAGACTATGACTAATCAAGAAGCAGGAGCTAATAATTTTTGTAAGAGTGGTGCATTGCCTTTCGTGCATGAAAGTTCAATACATGACGAACCAAAAGTAAGAGAGACTCACATGGAAAGTGCACAACATTTACTGAAAGTGGATCCAATTGAAGGAAATATAATTACAACCATGCGATCAAAAGAGAATCCTAAAAAGTCAATAATTAATATGCCGCACTCAATGCAGCACAATACTGTCAACTTAACGGAGCCTTCTGAAATGGATACACATGGGACACAAAATCAATATGACGGCATCTTGAAGGATACTGATGCATACAGAACTGCTGATTCTGAAAGTACAGAAGCAGATATGATAACAAAAGAAGACGGAAACCTAAAGTTTTCAAAAGATATCCTCATAAACCCAAGTGCTGTGGGTCAAGACACAGAgggtattgaaaataataaacgtAGTGTTCAAACCGACCCAATGGAAAAAGAAAGTCTTTTACAAAAGGCTGAGGAtaaaaaggaagatatatatagTACTGAAAATGAAACCAAATCTGATGAAGCAATCCCCAATAGAATATCAGAGGTGGCAGGAGACTTTGAAGCGACAAGATATAACAACTTTTGTctggaagaaaattatgaaataagtaaTAAAACTTGTAAACATGCTCAAGAAAATATACTGACTGAGATGACTTTTGAGAAGATTACGACTAATCAAGAAGCAGGAGCTAATAATTTTTGTAAGAGTGGTGCATTGCCTTTCGTGCATGAAAGTTCAATACATGACGAACCAAAAGTAAGAGACTCTCACATGGAAAGTGCACAACATTTACTAAGAGTGGATCTAGTTGAAGGAAATACAACAATGCGATCAAAAGAGAATCCTAAAAAGTCAATGATTAATATGCCGCACTCAATGCAGCACAATACTGTCAACTTAACGGAGCCTTCTGGAATGGATACACATGGGACACAAAATCAAAATGAGGGCATCTTGAAGGATACTGATGCATACAGAACTGCTGATTCTGAAAGTACAGAAGCAGATATGATAACAAAAGAAGACGGAAACCTAAAGTTTTCAAAAGATATCCTCATAAACCAAAGTGCTGTGGGTCAAGACACAGCAGACTTTGGCATGATGATAAAAACCGACTATAAAAAATCTCCAAATAGCACCAAAGAGGTGATTCAAGGAAAAGAAACAACGAAAGAACCTCATCAGGCAAAAGGTGACACTAATTCAAAATCAAGTACCGAGATATTGTATAACAAAGACGGTAAACACAAAAATACAATTGGAAAAGTACCAGTATCCAACACACCACCAGTTAGTGAGGATGTATTTGATAAAGATGAGATCAAGAGGGCATTGGTACAAAAAACTCATACAGAAAATAAGACAAAAAAGGCCACTAGAAagtcaaaaaaatctaaattgcttTCACCCAAAACCCACCCTTCTGAGGGGACAAATGTCCATTGTAAAAATACTTTACAAGATATTTCCACATCTGTGATTGAACAATCAGAAGATTGCAGTCAAACAGCCAGCCTTACTATTCAAGACTCAAGCAAAAACCATAGATCTCGTGAAACTGCATCCCAACTTGCTGTCGTTGATAATGTCGCCCAATTATGCCAGCCAAAAATCCAATTACCTCAAATCACCCGGGGCAGCAAACTAGGTGTCTTTGGACCAGAAAGCGCTCCAAGGTTCTCTCGACATAATGAAAACCTATGTGTCTCTAACCAGGAGAGCAACCTATGTGTCTTTGAAGAGGAGGGCAAACCAGGTCATGTTGCCAAATATATCAACCAAGGTCTCTTTCAACAAAGTCCCCCATCTCAGGCACAAATTCAGTCAGACAATATTCAAGTCCTACAAAGTAACAAAACTCAAAAGCAAGATATTTATAACTACGAAAATCAACAAAGAAGGGAAATGGTTCAACCAAGTGCTGAACACAAAATCAATATCATTAAAGAAGGTTTCGAAACTATTACAAACAAATCAAATGAGGCGATGAATGGTGAGCCAGGAACGAGTCTAAGCTCAGGAAAAGTCAATAAGAGTCAAGACCATTGTGTCAATAGACATCTAAGTAATGCAACTAATAAACAATTAGCTAATGGGAACATGAAAATAACCAGGGGTTTGGCATTTCCAATAAACTATCAAGGGGCTGATATGGTATCACATGACCATCCTCAATTAGAACATCTAGGTGCAACATGTAAAGGACTTGCATCTGCTACTAAAGACGAGATTGTAGAAGCATTCAACCCAAGAAGTAGAAATCAACATTTAATAAATAAATCCTCTACCAGCTGCAATTTCCATAAAAGCATATACAAGATTCCCCTACGAAAGCAACCACACAGAACCAGGGGGGGCACCCTACTGCATTATGTTCcaatagaaaggaggaagaaagcaagggaaaatagaataaggCGTCTGATACACTTTAACAAATCAGGATGGTTTAGTGAAACTTCCACAAATCCCCATGAAGAAGAAATGTTCTGCCTAAAAAAGATAAGTACAATTTTCAGACACAAATCGTCCATCTGGAAATACAAACATTTCCACAGAAACCGTCGCaaacatttttcaagaaaaaaaccaCCCACAAATAACAGAGACGCTTTACATGTTTGTAATCTAGTACAGATGAGGAACACATACCTGAAGAAATCTGGATATCGAGGTCAAGGCCTTTGTAAAGTGGCGAAGTTTAATCTGAATATAGGATCCTTCATAAACATCTCACCCCGTTGGGTAAACAAACGTTTCCAAAGAACCCTACACAAGAAGTTTACAAGAAAACTATCATACGGAAACAATCTTGACCTTTTACATATGTTTATTCGGCTTAATATGGGAAAGAAGGAAAACAGGATACGTTATCTACTACAAAACGTAAGATATCCATTACAAAATAAAACGTGGTTTCTAATAAGATATAGAATACTGTATTTATTACTAAATATAATACACCATTTGTCAATCAGAAACAAATCTAACTGCCAAATTTACCAAAACTCCTTAAGAAAGAATACTTTTCAAAGTATGAGTCATCAGTCGATAGAAATGAAAGAAACCTCAGTGGAGGACGATAGCGCAATGGAAGTGAATCAAATAACAGAAGATATAGAATTTGATATGACCGCTAGTAAAGGACTCCCAagtagcgatgaagaaatgtcttaG